A DNA window from Malus domestica chromosome 12, GDT2T_hap1 contains the following coding sequences:
- the LOC103423197 gene encoding F-box/kelch-repeat protein At1g57790-like: protein MGGRKRKLKSLAETITNSNRKASKKREKLELQTWSYLPAELLELIVSRLTLRDNIRVSVVCKRWHSAAISVRVVNQSPLLMYFPRFGDLYEFYDPSQRKIYSLELPELTGSRICYTKDGWLLLYRPRSHRVFFFNPFTRKIIKVPRFELTYQIVAFSCAPTSSSCILFTLKHISPTVVAISTCRPGEREWTTVNFQNRLPFVSSIWNKLAFCNGVFYCLSLTGWLGVFNPEERSWSVLAVPPPKCPENFFAKNWWKGKFMAEHEGNILVIYTCSSENPIIFKLDQTNMVWEEMTTLDGVTLFASFLSSHARTDLPGIMRNSVYFSKVRFYGRCCISYSLDSCRYHPRKDCHDWGEQDPFKKIWIEAPQDFSTLNW, encoded by the exons ATGGGCGGAAGAAAGAGGAAGCTGAAATC GTTAGCTGAAACAATCACGAACAGTAACAGAAAAGCAAGCAAGAAAAGGGAGAAATTGGAGCTGCAAACTTGGTCTTACCTTCCTGCTGAACTTTTGGAACTCATTGTGTCTCGTTTAACCCTGCGGGATAATATTCGTGTATCTGTTGTGTGCAAGAGATGGCACTCAGCTGCCATTTCGGTGCGGGTGGTCAACCAATCACCATTGCTTATGTACTTTCCCAGATTTGGTGACCTGTATGAATTCTATGATCCATCGCAGCGTAAAATCTACTCCTTGGAGTTACCTGAGCTGACTGGGTCTAGGATTTGCTACACTAAAGACGGTTGGCTACTGTTATACAGACCCAGATCTCACCGTGTGTTCTTCTTTAATCCCTTCACTCGCAAGATAATAAAGGTACCAAGATTCGAGTTGACTTATCAGATAGTTGCATTCTCCTGTGCCCCAACTTCTTCCAGCTGCATACTGTTTACGTTGAAACACATCAGCCCCACAGTTGTTGCTATTAGCACTTGTCGTCCTGGGGAAAGAGAGTGGACTACTGTTAATTTCCAAAACCGCTTGCCCTTTGTGAGTAGCATCTGGAACAAGCTTGCTTTCTGCAACGGAGTCTTTTATTGTCTGAGCCTCACCGGTTGGTTAGGGGTATTCAACCCCGAAGAACGCAGTTGGAGTGTTCTTGCTGTTCCTCCACCCAAGTGCCCAGAGAACTTTTTTGCCAAAAATTGGTGGAAAGGTAAGTTTATGGCAGAGCATGAGGGAAACATACTAGTTATATATACTTGTTCAAGTGAAAACCCAATTATATTTAAGCTGGATCAGACAAACATGGTTTGGGAAGAAATGACGACCCTCGATGGTGTTACACTCTTTGCGAGTTTCTTGTCGTCTCATGCAAGAACCGACCTCCCTGGAATAATGAGAAACAGTGTCTACTTCTCGAAAGTCCGCTTCTACGGAAGGTGTTGCATATCCTACTCTCTCGACTCTTGTAGATACCACCCTCGCAAGGATTGCCATGACTGGGGAGAGCAAGATCCTTTTAAGAAGATTTGGATTGAAGCACCCCAAGACTTCTCAACCTTAAATTGGTGA
- the LOC103423198 gene encoding uncharacterized protein At3g28850-like: MGCVSSKLFKKEDNNGGGEYVINHVVSLTSSTYGVLNLENDPQSTKDGAEESKRVEKSSPPREDPEVINAWELMEGLEEGMPISNPAKKSPKSRALLRGFADFDSRSPFKLLNQIGSPMKSKRFGGKENSKGRVVNVNALGYSPKQVLKQKNGGENSCKKMLNWSPSVKGSPVAAKRQSFGSDSSQRSFSPLFDPELVASYEKEISEEKEQIKRMVPPSPRPRKLRNSSKDSESMLQLFEKKCPPGGENAVVVYTTTLRGIRKTFEDCNNVRSIVESHLIHVLERDISMDSGFKEEIRGLMGTKEVKVPLVFVKGRLIGGADEVVKLEEEGKLGVLFDGIPRAVMGCKGCAGMRFVMCMVCNGSCKVLDELRKRMVKCGECNENGLIHCPICCC, encoded by the coding sequence ATGGGCTGCGTTTCATCGAAACTGTTCAAGAAAGAAGATAACAATGGCGGCGGCGAATACGTCATCAACCACGTCGTCTCTCTCACTTCCAGCACCTACGGCGTCCTGAACCTTGAAAATGACCCACAATCCACCAAAGACGGCGCTGAGGAGAGTAAGAGGGTGGAGAAATCTTCGCCGCCCCGCGAAGATCCGGAGGTTATCAACGCTTGGGAACTCATGGAGGGGCTCGAAGAAGGAATGCCCATCTCGAATCCGGCCAAGAAGAGCCCGAAATCGCGTGCTCTGCTTCGCGGGTTTGCGGATTTCGATTCGAGGAGTCCGTTCAAGTTGTTGAATCAGATCGGGTCGCCGATGAAATCAAAGCGATTCGGAGGGAAGGAGAACAGTAAAGGAAGAGTGGTGAATGTTAATGCGTTGGGTTATAGCCCGAAACAGGTTCTGAAGCAGAAAAATGGCGGCGAGAATTCGTGTAAGAAGATGTTGAATTGGAGCCCCAGCGTAAAAGGGTCGCCTGTTGCGGCGAAAAGGCAAAGCTTTGGCAGCGATTCGTCGCAGAGGAGTTTTAGTCCCCTGTTTGATCCGGAACTTGTTGCTTCTTACGAAAAGGAAATATCTGAGGAGAAAGAGCAGATCAAGAGGATGGTTCCGCCGTCACCAAGGCCCCGAAAATTGAGGAATTCGTCCAAGGATTCGGAGTCTATGCTGCAATTATTCGAGAAAAAATGCCCACCGGGGGGAGAAAATGCTGTGGTTGTGTACACAACTACACTCAGAGGAATTAGGAAGACTTTTGAGGATTGCAACAACGTCAGATCCATCGTGGAGTCACACCTCATTCATGTCCTCGAGCGCGATATATCTATGGATTCGGGTTTTAAGGAGGAGATAAGGGGACTAATGGGTACCAAGGAGGTTAAGGTTCCACTTGTGTTTGTGAAGGGGAGGTTGATTGGTGGCGCCGACGAGGTGGTGAAGTTGGAGGAGGAAGGGAAGCTTGGGGTTCTGTTTGATGGGATTCCAAGGGCGGTCATGGGATGCAAGGGCTGTGCCGGAATGAGATTCGTGATGTGCATGGTATGCAATGGAAGCTGCAAGGTTTTGGATGAGTTGCGAAAGAGGATGGTAAAATGTGGTGAAtgtaatgaaaatggtttgatcCACTGCCCAATTTGTTGCTGCTAA
- the LOC139190104 gene encoding subtilisin-like serine-protease S, translated as MALFSSRGPNSVTPDIIKPDITAPGVNILAAAPPSKNQAVDALSYNMHSDFHSYAAKTKDNNGNTIRDRSGKPIPCSSVPVPPYFLNYHSIGIGAMSGHMSIYRTVTFKGGRKDPQIFKVSVDSPPDVT; from the exons ATGGCGTTGTTTTCGTCGAGAGGACCTAATTCTGTAACACCTGACATCATCAAA CCTGACATCACTGCACCAGGAGTCAACATTTTAGCAGCAGCGCCACCGAGTAAAAATCAAGCCGTCGATGCACTTTCGTACAACATGCATTCAG ATTTCCATTCTTATGCAGCTAAAACCAAGGATAACAACGGAAATACCATTCGCGATCGGTCTG GGAAGCCTATACCTTGCAGTTCTGTACCTGTTCCTCCATACTTTCTCAACTACCATTCCATCGGCATTGGAGCTATGAGCGGACATATGTCAATTTATCGAACGGTGACCTTCAAAGGCGGACGAAAGGACCCACAGATATTCAAAGTCTCTGTTGATTCTCCTCCGGATGTTACCTGA